The Iamia majanohamensis genome window below encodes:
- a CDS encoding TraR/DksA family transcriptional regulator — protein MSPDDELAARLRAERDATEAQVASLTRDLADIVDGADLVATDDEHDPEGHTIAWERQQVAALLDAARVHRDDLDLALARVAAGTYGTCETCGRPIGTERLAALPATATCVACAP, from the coding sequence GTGAGCCCCGACGACGAGCTGGCCGCCCGGCTCCGGGCCGAGCGCGACGCCACCGAGGCCCAGGTGGCGTCGCTCACCCGCGACCTGGCGGACATCGTCGACGGCGCCGACCTGGTGGCCACCGACGACGAGCACGACCCCGAGGGCCACACCATCGCCTGGGAGCGCCAGCAGGTGGCCGCCCTGCTCGACGCGGCCCGGGTCCACCGCGACGACCTCGACCTGGCCCTGGCCCGCGTCGCGGCGGGGACCTACGGCACGTGCGAGACGTGCGGCCGACCCATCGGCACCGAGCGCCTGGCCGCCCTCCCGGCCACCGCGACCTGCGTCGCCTGCGCCCCCTGA
- a CDS encoding GNAT family N-acetyltransferase, with translation MDVRRLELADRDLLRDLRLRALAEAPSAFGSSLAEEEAFTDADWDARLGRSDAATFVAVDGDGTPVGLCTGVADPDLPGTADLVGMWVAPEARRAGVGDVLVARVVAWAGAGGIEVLRLCVTEGNDGAERLYRRHGFVRTGCAEARTRDGLAEIGMERPLG, from the coding sequence ATGGACGTGCGCCGCCTGGAGCTGGCCGATCGGGACCTGCTGCGGGACCTCCGCCTGCGGGCCCTGGCCGAGGCCCCGTCGGCCTTCGGCTCGAGCCTGGCCGAGGAGGAGGCCTTCACCGACGCCGACTGGGACGCCCGCCTCGGTCGGTCCGACGCCGCCACCTTCGTGGCCGTGGACGGCGACGGCACCCCGGTGGGCCTGTGCACGGGCGTCGCCGACCCCGACCTGCCCGGCACCGCGGACCTGGTCGGGATGTGGGTCGCCCCCGAGGCCCGCCGGGCCGGGGTGGGCGATGTCCTCGTCGCCCGGGTCGTGGCCTGGGCCGGGGCCGGGGGCATCGAGGTGCTCCGCCTCTGCGTCACCGAGGGCAACGACGGCGCCGAGCGGCTCTACCGGCGCCACGGCTTCGTGCGCACCGGCTGCGCCGAGGCCCGCACCCGGGACGGCCTGGCCGAGATCGGCATGGAGCGCCCGCTGGGCTGA
- a CDS encoding 1-acyl-sn-glycerol-3-phosphate acyltransferase codes for MGAAATPGPPTRRVHRPALRDRVLSALARFLVRCFYRSVEVEGPLPRSGRVLLAASHLNGFVDPVVMTARLGVLPRFLAKATLWDVRAARPFLSFARIIPVYRRVDAGGGAVDNTSTFSAAVDALAEDHLVAIFPEGTTHDDPAIRELHTGVARIALQALASGLPDVTIIPVGITYEDKVAVRGRALVSFGPAIRLSAADAPTGDDHEAVRALTRRLTDALRGVTPAFDSLDDALGLRSAAEVTLRRDARPVPVAATQDLARRLAGAGPDDRERVVTTAARYQLLLDHVHLTDEELVAGTGLKVLTRRLVGLALLVVLLAPFAAAGLLVNLVPAALVLVAGLVPRAPVSKGTIRFLVAAVAFPLTWLAVAVWDGGDGWLAGATRGVTFPAEPLMEATFADRQGVAAGIIVFLAAPLFGAATLVLIDRVRTLVGDLVVWRTTLDRRGQLPAVRERRAQLVAVTGAVASGTRRPAGAPEPAPVPAGTAEGARG; via the coding sequence ATGGGCGCGGCCGCCACCCCGGGACCCCCGACCCGCCGGGTGCACCGCCCCGCCCTCCGCGACCGCGTCCTGTCGGCCCTGGCCCGGTTCCTGGTCCGCTGCTTCTACCGCTCGGTCGAGGTCGAGGGGCCGCTGCCCCGCTCGGGCCGGGTGCTGCTGGCGGCCAGCCACCTGAACGGCTTCGTCGACCCGGTGGTCATGACCGCCCGGCTGGGCGTGCTGCCCCGGTTCCTGGCCAAGGCCACCCTCTGGGACGTGCGGGCTGCCCGCCCGTTCCTGTCCTTCGCCCGCATCATCCCCGTCTACCGGCGGGTCGACGCGGGCGGCGGCGCGGTCGACAACACGTCCACCTTCTCGGCCGCGGTCGACGCCCTGGCCGAGGACCACCTCGTCGCCATCTTCCCCGAGGGCACCACCCACGACGACCCCGCGATCCGCGAGCTGCACACCGGCGTGGCCCGCATCGCCCTCCAGGCCCTGGCCTCGGGCCTGCCCGACGTCACCATCATCCCCGTCGGCATCACCTACGAGGACAAGGTGGCGGTGCGGGGCCGGGCCCTCGTGTCGTTCGGCCCGGCCATCCGCCTCAGCGCGGCGGACGCCCCCACCGGTGACGACCACGAGGCGGTGCGGGCCCTCACCCGCCGCCTCACCGACGCGCTGCGCGGCGTCACCCCCGCGTTCGACTCGCTCGACGACGCCCTCGGCCTCCGGTCGGCGGCCGAGGTGACCCTGCGGCGCGACGCCCGACCGGTGCCCGTGGCCGCCACCCAGGACCTGGCCCGGCGCCTGGCCGGGGCCGGGCCCGACGACAGGGAGCGGGTGGTCACCACCGCGGCCCGCTACCAGCTCCTGCTCGACCACGTGCACCTCACCGACGAGGAGCTGGTCGCCGGCACCGGGCTCAAGGTGCTCACCCGGCGCCTCGTTGGCCTGGCCCTGCTGGTGGTGCTGCTCGCCCCGTTCGCCGCCGCCGGCCTCCTCGTCAACCTCGTCCCCGCCGCCCTGGTGCTGGTGGCCGGGCTGGTGCCCCGGGCGCCGGTGTCGAAGGGCACCATCCGCTTCCTCGTCGCCGCCGTGGCCTTCCCCCTCACCTGGCTGGCCGTGGCCGTCTGGGACGGGGGCGACGGGTGGCTGGCCGGCGCCACCCGGGGGGTGACCTTCCCGGCCGAGCCGCTGATGGAGGCCACCTTCGCCGACCGCCAGGGCGTCGCCGCCGGGATCATCGTCTTCCTCGCCGCCCCCCTCTTCGGGGCCGCCACCCTGGTGCTGATCGACCGGGTCCGGACCCTCGTCGGCGACCTGGTCGTGTGGCGCACGACGCTCGACCGGCGGGGCCAGCTGCCGGCCGTGCGCGAGCGACGGGCCCAGCTCGTCGCCGTCACCGGCGCGGTGGCGAGCGGCACCCGGCGACCCGCGGGCGCGCCCGAGCCGGCGCCGGTGCCGGCCGGGACCGCCGAGGGGGCACGGGGGTGA
- a CDS encoding M1 family metallopeptidase, with protein MRPRGWRRPAALVLAAALVLGACGGDDGADGPTTTAPATTEEATTTTDEDAPPGALPTGLGDPLYPDLGAPGLDVQHYDVALEVDEELAASGTVTLTVEATEDLVQVPVDARSLAVEAVTLDGEEVDFALEEPELVVRPDAPIAAGTTFDLAVTYVDDPVIAPEADRLGPGWIIAEDGSYSYTLNEPEATRDWLPSLDHPSDKATWRFAITPPPGTIAVANGVPTAQPADGEDGTWVWELDQPMATYLAQVLVGDWELLERPSDDGIRRIDALLADEVGDHDGLIASTDPQLSYLTSVLGPYPFAAYGVAVVDQQIGLAIEQQTRSLFSADAASPGVGVHELGHQWFGDSVTPAAWSDIWLAESFATYCEWLWAEEDGGPTTGEQAEEALAQRDEDGGPPTDDPTVDTLFGFNVYEGGAVVVEALRREMGDEAFFTLLRTWLADNAGTSVTTEDFTALASEVAGRDLDAFFAAWLSAEDLPDALPA; from the coding sequence GTGAGGCCCCGGGGTTGGCGCCGACCGGCCGCGCTGGTGCTGGCCGCGGCCCTGGTGCTCGGCGCCTGCGGGGGCGACGACGGGGCCGACGGGCCCACCACCACCGCACCGGCCACCACCGAGGAGGCCACGACCACCACCGACGAGGACGCGCCCCCCGGTGCCCTCCCCACCGGCCTGGGGGACCCGCTGTACCCGGACCTGGGCGCCCCCGGCCTCGACGTCCAGCACTACGACGTCGCCCTCGAGGTGGACGAGGAGCTGGCCGCCTCGGGCACGGTCACCCTCACGGTGGAGGCCACCGAGGACCTCGTCCAGGTGCCCGTCGACGCCCGCTCGCTCGCGGTGGAGGCGGTGACCCTCGACGGGGAGGAGGTCGACTTCGCCCTCGAGGAGCCCGAGCTGGTGGTCCGACCCGACGCCCCCATCGCCGCGGGCACGACCTTCGACCTCGCCGTCACCTACGTGGACGACCCCGTCATCGCCCCCGAGGCCGACCGGCTGGGGCCGGGGTGGATCATCGCCGAGGACGGCTCCTACAGCTACACGCTCAACGAGCCGGAGGCGACCCGCGACTGGCTCCCCTCGCTCGACCACCCGTCGGACAAGGCCACCTGGCGCTTCGCCATCACCCCGCCGCCGGGGACCATCGCCGTCGCCAACGGCGTCCCCACCGCCCAGCCGGCCGACGGCGAGGACGGCACCTGGGTGTGGGAGCTCGACCAGCCCATGGCCACCTACCTGGCCCAGGTCCTGGTGGGCGACTGGGAGCTGCTCGAGCGGCCGTCCGACGACGGCATCCGCCGCATCGACGCCCTGCTGGCCGACGAGGTCGGCGACCACGACGGCCTCATCGCCTCGACCGACCCCCAGCTGTCCTACCTGACCTCCGTGCTCGGGCCCTACCCGTTCGCGGCCTACGGGGTGGCCGTGGTCGACCAGCAGATCGGCCTGGCCATCGAGCAGCAGACCCGCTCGCTGTTCTCGGCCGACGCCGCCTCGCCCGGCGTCGGCGTGCACGAGCTGGGCCACCAGTGGTTCGGCGACTCGGTGACCCCGGCGGCGTGGTCCGACATCTGGCTGGCCGAGAGCTTCGCCACCTACTGCGAGTGGCTGTGGGCCGAGGAGGACGGCGGGCCCACCACCGGCGAGCAGGCCGAGGAGGCCCTGGCCCAGCGGGACGAGGACGGAGGGCCACCGACCGACGACCCGACCGTCGACACCCTCTTCGGGTTCAACGTCTACGAGGGCGGCGCGGTGGTGGTCGAGGCCCTCCGCCGGGAGATGGGCGACGAGGCCTTCTTCACCCTCCTGCGCACCTGGTTGGCCGACAACGCCGGCACCAGCGTGACCACCGAGGACTTCACCGCCCTGGCCTCCGAGGTGGCCGGGCGCGACCTCGACGCCTTCTTCGCCGCCTGGCTCTCGGCCGAGGACCTGCCCGACGCCCTCCCCGCCTGA
- a CDS encoding glutaredoxin family protein gives MDSPTDPTAPDPRPEPTTEAPPEVVVYWRPGCGFCAMLRRGLAKAGVPTREVDIWEDPDGAAVVRSAAGGNETVPTVAVGGQLLVNPRPAEVVALAEEAGVAVSPPEGGGLLDRLRGR, from the coding sequence ATGGACTCCCCCACCGACCCGACCGCCCCGGACCCGCGCCCGGAGCCCACGACCGAGGCCCCGCCCGAGGTGGTCGTCTACTGGCGGCCCGGCTGCGGGTTCTGCGCCATGCTCCGCCGGGGGCTGGCCAAGGCGGGCGTCCCCACCCGCGAGGTCGACATCTGGGAGGACCCCGACGGCGCCGCCGTGGTGCGCAGCGCAGCCGGGGGCAACGAGACGGTGCCCACCGTCGCCGTCGGCGGCCAGCTCCTGGTCAACCCACGCCCCGCCGAGGTCGTCGCCCTCGCCGAGGAGGCCGGCGTGGCCGTCAGCCCGCCCGAGGGGGGCGGCCTGCTCGACCGGCTGCGCGGCCGCTGA
- a CDS encoding class I SAM-dependent methyltransferase, producing MTDEAAWAGYVARFHDEEPGITEDLLGRTDHDGTDPYAWCVAPLLGRHGTVLDLASGSGPVAAALPAGQPWVGLDTSAGELDRARAAGRTALVRGSATALPVADGAVRALACAMGLQVVAPLDPALAELARVLAPGGRAALLLPTGWPLGPRDLWTYLRLQAVLGQAIRYPNGPALAPRRLARRAERHGLVVSADERRAFALTVDDEAAALLVRSLYLPDTEPERRARGVPVVADRAGDRLAIPMRRVVLDRL from the coding sequence ATGACCGACGAGGCCGCCTGGGCCGGCTACGTCGCCCGGTTCCACGACGAGGAGCCGGGCATCACCGAGGACCTCCTCGGGCGCACCGACCACGACGGCACCGACCCCTACGCCTGGTGCGTCGCGCCGCTGCTCGGGCGGCACGGGACGGTCCTCGACCTGGCCTCCGGGAGCGGACCGGTCGCCGCCGCGCTGCCAGCCGGGCAGCCGTGGGTCGGCCTCGACACCTCCGCGGGCGAGCTGGACCGCGCCCGGGCCGCGGGGCGCACCGCCCTGGTGCGGGGCTCGGCCACCGCCCTGCCCGTCGCCGACGGTGCCGTGCGCGCCCTGGCCTGCGCCATGGGGCTCCAGGTCGTCGCGCCCCTCGACCCGGCCCTGGCCGAGCTGGCCCGGGTGCTCGCCCCGGGCGGACGGGCCGCCCTGCTCCTGCCCACGGGATGGCCCCTCGGACCCCGGGACCTGTGGACCTACCTCCGGCTCCAGGCCGTCCTGGGCCAGGCCATCCGCTACCCCAACGGACCCGCCCTGGCGCCCCGGCGCCTGGCCCGGCGGGCCGAGCGCCACGGGCTGGTCGTCAGCGCGGACGAGCGGCGGGCCTTCGCCCTCACCGTCGACGACGAGGCCGCCGCCCTGCTGGTGCGCTCCCTCTACCTCCCCGACACCGAGCCGGAGCGCCGGGCCCGGGGGGTGCCCGTGGTCGCGGACCGCGCCGGGGACCGCCTGGCCATCCCCATGCGGCGGGTCGTGCTCGACCGCCTCTGA
- a CDS encoding LLM class F420-dependent oxidoreductase — protein sequence MKLGMIFANTMTFAGREGLVDLARGAEEAGFESLWTVEHVIYPDGYGSSYPYDASGKMAMAADTDLPDPLIWLTWVAAVTERIHLGTGILILPQRNPVVLAKELATLDSLSEGRLELGIGVGWLEEEFAALGVPFAGRGARTDEYVEVMRTLWDADHASFEGEHIRFSGASVNPKPTRGRVPIHIGGHSRKAAERAGRLGDGFFPGKGDLAELVDITRQTAADCGRDPDAIEITSGDAAVLGDDPVGAVEELRAKGVDRVVVPSFLFLKDTADALAGFGERVVAPCADI from the coding sequence GTGAAGCTGGGCATGATCTTCGCCAACACCATGACCTTCGCCGGGCGCGAAGGGCTCGTCGACCTGGCCCGGGGGGCGGAGGAGGCCGGGTTCGAGTCGCTGTGGACCGTGGAGCACGTCATCTACCCCGACGGCTACGGCAGCTCCTACCCCTACGACGCCTCCGGGAAGATGGCCATGGCGGCCGACACCGACCTCCCCGACCCGCTCATCTGGCTCACCTGGGTGGCGGCGGTGACCGAGCGCATCCACCTCGGCACCGGCATCCTCATCCTCCCCCAGCGCAACCCGGTGGTCCTGGCCAAGGAGCTGGCCACCCTCGACTCGCTGTCGGAGGGGCGCCTGGAGCTGGGCATCGGCGTGGGCTGGCTGGAGGAGGAGTTCGCCGCCCTGGGCGTGCCGTTCGCCGGCCGGGGGGCGCGCACCGACGAGTACGTCGAGGTCATGCGCACCCTGTGGGACGCCGACCACGCGTCGTTCGAGGGCGAGCACATCCGGTTCTCCGGCGCCAGCGTCAACCCCAAGCCCACCCGGGGCCGGGTGCCGATCCACATCGGCGGCCACAGCCGCAAGGCGGCGGAGCGGGCCGGACGGCTGGGCGACGGCTTCTTCCCGGGCAAGGGCGACCTGGCCGAGCTGGTCGACATCACCCGCCAGACGGCGGCGGACTGCGGCCGCGACCCCGACGCCATCGAGATCACCTCGGGCGACGCCGCGGTGCTGGGCGACGACCCGGTCGGCGCGGTGGAGGAGCTGCGGGCCAAGGGCGTCGACCGGGTGGTGGTGCCGTCGTTCCTCTTCCTGAAGGACACGGCCGACGCCCTGGCCGGCTTCGGCGAGCGGGTCGTCGCCCCCTGCGCCGACATCTGA
- a CDS encoding pirin family protein, producing the protein MSGPVRSEDLSPDPEAPPDEPEVEVTPSREATIGELTVRRALPHRARRTVGAWCFVDHMGPTEGGLDIGPHPHIGLQTVTWLLSGEVLHTDSLGTEQPIRPGQLNLMTAGHGIAHAEDGRHGPYHGAQLWVAQPEATRHGPPAFAHHAELPRVDVGAAVATVLVGTLAGATSPARTDTPLVGAELALRPGTTEVGLDPSFEHAVVVLEGRATVAGVEVTPGHLAHLGLGRDEVALHADDDARLLLLGGEPFEATPLMWWNYVARTPDEVQQAHDDWEAGSDRFGTVPTPLPRVPSQPPIGLRRPPG; encoded by the coding sequence GTGAGCGGCCCGGTGCGCAGCGAGGACCTCAGCCCCGACCCCGAGGCGCCGCCCGACGAGCCCGAGGTCGAGGTCACCCCCAGCCGGGAGGCCACCATCGGGGAGCTCACGGTGCGGCGGGCCCTCCCTCACCGGGCCCGGCGCACCGTCGGGGCCTGGTGCTTCGTCGACCACATGGGCCCCACCGAGGGCGGGCTCGACATCGGCCCCCACCCCCACATCGGCCTCCAGACCGTCACCTGGCTGCTGTCGGGCGAGGTGCTCCACACCGACAGCCTGGGCACCGAGCAGCCCATCCGCCCCGGCCAGCTCAACCTCATGACCGCGGGCCACGGCATCGCCCACGCCGAGGACGGCCGGCACGGCCCCTACCACGGGGCCCAGCTGTGGGTGGCCCAGCCCGAGGCCACCCGGCACGGGCCGCCCGCCTTCGCGCACCACGCCGAGCTCCCCCGGGTCGACGTCGGGGCCGCCGTCGCCACCGTGCTGGTCGGCACCCTGGCCGGCGCCACCTCCCCGGCCCGCACCGACACCCCCCTGGTGGGGGCCGAGCTCGCCCTCCGACCGGGGACCACCGAGGTCGGCCTCGACCCCTCCTTCGAGCACGCCGTGGTGGTCCTCGAGGGCCGGGCCACGGTGGCCGGCGTCGAGGTCACCCCCGGGCACCTCGCCCACCTCGGGCTCGGGCGCGACGAGGTCGCGCTGCACGCCGACGACGACGCCCGGCTGCTCCTCCTCGGCGGCGAGCCCTTCGAGGCCACCCCGCTCATGTGGTGGAACTACGTGGCCCGCACCCCCGACGAGGTGCAGCAGGCCCACGACGACTGGGAGGCCGGCTCCGACCGCTTCGGCACCGTCCCCACCCCGCTGCCCCGGGTCCCGTCCCAGCCCCCGATCGGCCTCCGCCGCCCCCCTGGCTGA
- a CDS encoding DUF2277 domain-containing protein, with the protein MCRNITTLRGLEPPATAEEVDAAALQYVRKVSGVRAPSAATQEAFDEAVRAVAAATTELLGDLPPRKQPPPTVPPLRRPEVRARMARAQGRAQ; encoded by the coding sequence ATGTGCCGCAACATCACCACCCTGCGAGGCCTCGAGCCGCCGGCGACGGCCGAGGAGGTCGACGCCGCCGCCCTCCAGTACGTCCGGAAGGTGAGCGGGGTGCGGGCCCCGTCGGCCGCCACCCAGGAGGCCTTCGACGAGGCCGTCCGGGCCGTCGCCGCCGCCACCACCGAGCTGCTGGGCGACCTCCCGCCCCGCAAGCAGCCGCCCCCCACCGTCCCGCCCCTGCGCCGACCCGAGGTGCGGGCCCGCATGGCGAGGGCCCAGGGCCGGGCCCAGTAG
- a CDS encoding aldo/keto reductase has product MDHVKLGGTGLDVSPLCLGTMSYGVPSRGTHPWSLDEEAARPFVRQALEAGITFFDTADVYSDGTSEEIVGRALADMARREEVVVATKVNGRMRPGANGAGLSRKAILTAIDASLTRLGMDHVDLYQIHRWDPTVPIEETMEALHDVVKAGKALHIGASSMDAWQLAKAQHTAERHGWTRFATMQDHYNLLYREEEREMLPLCLDQGLGVIPWSPLARGRLARPWGETTTRSESDGFGGMLYQEGDRAIVERVARVAEDRGVPMAQVALAWVSSHPAVSAPIVGATRPAHLDDAVASLDITLTPEEIATLEEPYTARPVSGHQRAKTPR; this is encoded by the coding sequence GTGGACCACGTGAAGCTGGGCGGCACCGGGCTCGACGTCTCGCCCCTCTGCCTGGGCACCATGAGCTACGGCGTGCCGTCGCGCGGCACCCACCCCTGGAGCCTCGACGAGGAGGCGGCCCGCCCCTTCGTCCGCCAGGCGCTCGAGGCCGGCATCACCTTCTTCGACACCGCCGACGTCTACTCCGACGGCACGAGCGAGGAGATCGTGGGCCGGGCCCTCGCCGACATGGCCCGCCGCGAGGAGGTCGTGGTGGCGACCAAGGTCAACGGGCGGATGCGCCCCGGCGCCAACGGGGCCGGGCTGTCGCGCAAGGCGATCCTCACCGCCATCGACGCCAGCCTGACCCGCCTGGGCATGGACCACGTGGACCTCTACCAGATCCACCGGTGGGACCCGACGGTGCCGATCGAGGAGACCATGGAGGCCCTCCACGACGTGGTCAAGGCGGGCAAGGCCCTCCACATCGGCGCCTCCTCCATGGACGCCTGGCAGCTGGCCAAGGCCCAGCACACAGCCGAGCGCCACGGCTGGACCCGCTTCGCCACCATGCAGGACCACTACAACCTGCTCTACCGCGAGGAGGAGCGCGAGATGCTGCCGCTCTGCCTCGACCAGGGCCTGGGCGTCATCCCCTGGAGCCCGCTGGCGCGGGGCCGCCTGGCCCGGCCCTGGGGCGAGACCACCACCCGCTCCGAGAGCGACGGCTTCGGCGGGATGCTCTACCAGGAGGGCGACCGCGCCATCGTGGAGCGGGTGGCCCGCGTGGCCGAGGACCGGGGCGTGCCCATGGCCCAGGTCGCGCTGGCGTGGGTGTCGTCGCACCCCGCCGTGTCGGCCCCGATCGTGGGGGCGACCAGGCCGGCGCACCTCGACGACGCCGTGGCCTCGCTGGACATCACCCTCACCCCCGAGGAGATCGCCACCCTGGAGGAGCCGTACACGGCCCGCCCCGTGTCCGGCCACCAGCGGGCCAAGACCCCCCGCTGA
- a CDS encoding SDR family NAD(P)-dependent oxidoreductase — protein sequence MKHFDGRVAAITGAASGIGRSLALEMARRGAHLALSDVDDEGLAETARRAQRTGLTVTTARVDVADRGEVEAWAEAVVGDHGGVNLIFNNAGVALGAPVETMAYEDLEWLMGINFWGVVHGTKTFLPHLKAAGEGHVVNISSIFGLAGIPSQSAYNAAKFAVRGFTEALRVELDIERCGVSATSIHPGGIKTNIARNARMGAGMEDLGDTDPEQARRDFEKMFITSAEKAAGEIVRAVQLDRRRALVGPDAKAFDLLVRASPTLAQRIIARGGARAL from the coding sequence GTGAAGCACTTCGACGGCAGGGTGGCGGCGATCACGGGGGCGGCCTCCGGCATCGGCCGCAGCCTCGCCCTGGAGATGGCCCGCCGGGGCGCCCACCTGGCGCTCTCCGACGTCGACGACGAGGGCCTGGCCGAGACGGCCCGGCGGGCCCAGCGCACCGGGCTCACCGTCACCACCGCTCGCGTCGACGTCGCCGACCGCGGCGAGGTGGAGGCGTGGGCCGAGGCCGTGGTGGGCGACCACGGCGGGGTCAACCTCATCTTCAACAACGCCGGCGTGGCCCTCGGGGCGCCGGTCGAGACGATGGCCTACGAGGACCTCGAGTGGCTCATGGGCATCAACTTCTGGGGCGTCGTCCACGGCACCAAGACGTTCCTCCCCCACCTGAAGGCCGCCGGCGAGGGCCACGTGGTCAACATCTCCAGCATCTTCGGGCTGGCCGGCATCCCGTCGCAGTCGGCGTACAACGCGGCCAAGTTCGCGGTGCGGGGCTTCACCGAGGCCCTGCGGGTCGAGCTCGACATCGAGCGCTGCGGGGTGTCGGCCACGTCGATCCACCCGGGCGGCATCAAGACGAACATCGCCCGCAACGCCCGGATGGGCGCGGGCATGGAGGACCTGGGCGACACCGACCCGGAGCAGGCCCGCCGCGACTTCGAGAAGATGTTCATCACCAGCGCCGAGAAGGCGGCCGGGGAGATCGTCCGGGCCGTGCAGCTCGACCGCCGCCGGGCCCTGGTCGGCCCCGACGCCAAGGCCTTCGACCTGCTGGTGCGGGCCTCGCCCACCCTGGCCCAGCGGATCATCGCCCGGGGCGGGGCGCGCGCCCTGTAG
- a CDS encoding PP2C family protein-serine/threonine phosphatase, with translation MALGVPAEIHSPERLRAVSETGLAGSTGESGFDDLTSAAARLLETPLAFFTVLDEVRCWYAGATGLPTGTDRNGTVDGSFCKYVVATDAPLLVSDARTDPRTTGNPAIEAMGVVAWAGFPVRDASGEVLGSFCVVDTVPRDWTATQIEALRVLAQAATDQVHLRQALQGERRVRAEAEQAWIEAEVARADLQRARAREHEVVEVIQRSLLPRVLPEVPGLATAVRFDASNEASDMGGDWYDVIRQGASETSFIIGDVCGHDVGAVAVMAQVRHSLHLLALRQAHPIDALSELDGLMLENDFDRFATVAFLSWDASTAGLTFVSAGHPPPLLVRADGTARYLEEGRRPPVNIGLASPDDAEPGMVTLDPGDTLIAFTDGLYEASGADLEDGLEQLRALASTAAPGTAPDPLADLLLAGMRPGGGWKDDVALVVLRRP, from the coding sequence ATGGCCCTGGGCGTCCCCGCAGAGATCCACTCCCCGGAGAGGCTGCGCGCCGTCTCGGAGACCGGGCTGGCCGGCTCGACCGGCGAGTCCGGCTTCGACGACCTGACCTCGGCCGCGGCCCGCCTCCTCGAGACCCCCCTCGCCTTCTTCACCGTCCTCGACGAGGTCCGCTGCTGGTACGCCGGCGCCACCGGCCTGCCGACCGGCACCGACCGCAACGGGACCGTCGACGGCTCCTTCTGCAAGTACGTGGTGGCCACCGACGCCCCCCTCCTCGTCAGCGACGCCCGCACCGACCCCCGGACCACGGGCAACCCGGCCATCGAGGCCATGGGCGTGGTGGCGTGGGCCGGGTTCCCGGTGCGCGACGCCTCGGGCGAGGTGCTGGGCTCGTTCTGCGTCGTCGACACCGTGCCCCGCGACTGGACGGCGACCCAGATCGAGGCCCTCCGGGTGCTGGCCCAGGCGGCCACCGACCAGGTCCACCTGCGCCAGGCGCTCCAGGGCGAGCGGCGGGTGCGCGCCGAGGCCGAGCAGGCCTGGATCGAGGCCGAGGTGGCCCGGGCCGACCTGCAGCGGGCCCGGGCCCGCGAGCACGAGGTCGTCGAGGTCATCCAGCGCTCCCTGCTGCCCCGGGTCCTGCCCGAGGTCCCGGGCCTGGCCACCGCGGTGCGCTTCGACGCCAGCAACGAGGCCTCCGACATGGGGGGCGACTGGTACGACGTCATCCGCCAGGGGGCGTCGGAGACCAGCTTCATCATCGGCGACGTGTGCGGCCACGACGTGGGCGCGGTGGCGGTCATGGCCCAGGTCCGCCACTCGCTGCACCTCCTCGCCCTGCGCCAGGCCCACCCCATCGACGCCCTGTCCGAGCTCGACGGGCTCATGCTGGAGAACGACTTCGACCGCTTCGCCACGGTGGCCTTCCTCTCCTGGGACGCCTCCACCGCCGGGCTCACCTTCGTGAGCGCCGGCCACCCCCCGCCCCTCCTGGTCCGGGCCGACGGCACCGCCCGCTACCTCGAGGAGGGTCGGCGCCCGCCGGTCAACATCGGCCTGGCCTCGCCCGACGACGCCGAGCCCGGCATGGTCACCCTCGACCCGGGCGACACCCTCATCGCCTTCACCGACGGCCTCTACGAGGCCAGCGGCGCCGACCTGGAGGACGGCCTGGAGCAGCTCCGGGCCCTCGCCTCCACCGCGGCCCCGGGCACCGCGCCCGACCCGCTGGCCGACCTCCTCCTCGCCGGGATGCGCCCGGGTGGTGGGTGGAAGGACGACGTCGCCCTGGTGGTGCTCCGCCGGCCCTGA
- a CDS encoding STAS domain-containing protein, which yields MTLTVSVDTIRKDLALVSLDGSVDAASAPQVKEAIEPFLAGHGVIVVLDLGSLSFIDSAGLGVLIGAQRRLRERDSELRLTRVPSHVQKLLHITALDQALPIHSTGEDDEEE from the coding sequence ATGACCCTCACCGTCTCCGTCGACACCATCCGCAAGGACCTCGCCCTCGTCTCCCTCGACGGGAGCGTGGATGCCGCCAGCGCGCCCCAGGTCAAGGAGGCGATCGAGCCCTTCCTCGCCGGCCACGGGGTCATCGTGGTGCTCGACCTGGGCTCCCTGTCGTTCATCGACTCGGCCGGCCTCGGGGTGCTCATCGGGGCCCAGCGGCGCCTGCGGGAGCGCGACAGCGAGCTGCGCCTCACCCGGGTGCCGTCGCACGTGCAGAAGCTGCTGCACATCACCGCCCTCGACCAGGCCCTGCCCATCCACTCCACCGGCGAGGACGACGAGGAGGAGTAG